Below is a genomic region from Kazachstania africana CBS 2517 chromosome 9, complete genome.
AATGTCAAATTCTTATCTCCAATCGGGCCATGGGATGACTACTCCATCACTGACGACAGAATTATCACTGGTGTCAACCCAGCATCCGCCGGTTCTACTGCAACCAGATCTATGGATGCCTTAGAAAAACAAATGAATTAAGTAACTATAGATAATATTAGATAAATTGCAAATAGCGTAGCTTTAGTCAcgattttcttcttctttcatcaCCATTTAAGCTCTTGTATGTCACAACCTACGCTTTCTCCAGAGTATGTCTCTTACAAGTCTCCTCCACCCACTTTTTATACAGACAATTCTAACCCCACGAGACCACATTCGATGCTCTTCATCAGAACGGTTTGGATGAGGAATATATGTCACCTCATGTGGTGCGAAATTTCTTGGCAAAATGTCGGCAGGAATTCCTCgaggaaaaatttctcgagGTTATAAATTTAGAAGCAACATGAATGAACCATTTAgatcaatcaaattaatCACTTGTCCGGTTTCCCTAGTGGTTGTAGAAGCTAGCTTATGGAAATTATACtgtaaatatttacatatttaatcttttctattttttaCTGGCTGTCTAGACCcttcttttccaatattaGAGCAAAAAATGGTTAATTTCAGAAggaaatcaaataataacaatactGACCAAAAGGTCCAAGTATCCAAGGAAGATCAAGCAAGATTGAAAGTTCGTACAGCCTCTGTTGCAGACCCAATTTTAGATGCAGTTCAAGAAGCTCAAccatttgaagaagctgCGGACGTTTTCCATGACAACATGAACAGACAATCATACTTCTCTACCGGGCAAGGTGGCTTACGTGATGTATTTGGTCAACCAATTGGTCAACCAGATATTTCTAATCCTACAAGGTCAAGAGATGAAAGACCGTTGGATACAATCAGAAGTTTTGAATATGCTGTGTCAGGTGATCCAACTTGGGGCCAACAGTTAGAGACGTCAAGACTTGGATTTAACGTTCGTCCTGACTATCCATTTTTAAATACAGAAATGAATCCATACAATAATGCTCAAAATCAAATGTATGCACAACAAGCCGTTTACCAGGCACCTGTTAATAACGGTGAATCAGCtaccaagaaaaagaagaagagaaactTTTTTGgtagaaagaagaagaacgCAGATTGATGCAATTACAATACCTCCCATTCCTTATACATTATGTCTATATactaaaagaaaaggaacaACTGGTTATTCTCGTAAAACTTTATctaatttcatatttaattcatcaatttttgaatatatgCCTTTTAAATTCCCATCaatattcttctcttgTGCAATTAATTTCTCATTCATTGTTTTTAACGTGTTTTCCCACTTATTCGATTGTACTTGTAAGTCTTTAATGGTAGAATCAATACATCGTATCCTATCTAGACTTTCTACAACgttattatttaaatcaCCAATATACCTCACTCTATCTACCATATTTGGTAAATATGATTCATAACTTCGTAAATTAGTCACCATCTGGAGCCCCTCTTTGTCCAGTGtcatttctcttttcaaatttatgtTTAATTCGTCTAATATAGTAGGCTCTTTAcccatttttttattcaaaagagATTCTTCGAATTTGACACTAACTTCATctaattttctttggaaCCTAGATAATGTTTTCccatttttatcatcattaagGATTGTAAGATGTCTATAGAGTTCATTCAGTTGTGTAACAATTGGTTTGGCATTTCCTGGACTCCAATCGTTTGTCCCaactctttcttcaatatttctaATTCTGGCATCTAGTTTCAGAATCTTTTGTAAATCGTTAAAATCcaattgaatcttttcagGCAACTTGATCATCTCATCATTGCGTAATTCCTTCGTGGCCATGAATTTGCCTcttaattcttttaaagTCGTGGTATACTGTTCACCTAGCTTATCACGCAACTCTTTTAAGAAGGTAACTTCTTGTATGCTGGTCTCGTCCACTTTTAAAGCTTCTAGTTCACTGCGTATGCGTGATAATGTCTCGCTGACAGCTTCACCAGAGACTCTTTGTTTCGAATCTACAGATGTGTCCAGCACCAAAACTGATTCGATAGCCTTCCGACTGTTCTCTATACTTGGAACACTGTCGTATACAATACCTCTCGATGGGTGTTCATGCCTCGAACTGTTCGATTCATATTGTCCAAGCAAATCTCTGTTATCCACATtgttttcgaaaatttGCTGACCTTGCTCATCTACGCCAAGTAACTCATTATAATCGACGTCCTCATTCTCATGCAACTCAATGACACCCATTGCTAGTGATAACCTCACTGTTTTCCTTCAATAAGCTTTTTTTCATAAGGCCTTTAacatcttttaaaaatcCACATCTCTTGTGAACGGAATATACAAAGAGTTACAAGTTGATAAAGTATGAAAATACCCAGAAATCTGGCAAGGCTACAGTCAGAgtacaatattttcaatcatATCAACCCATTAACTATGAATGGTGATGCGAAGGGACCATTGGCTGGGATTATTGCTGCGATTAAAGATAATATAGCCACAAAGGATGAACCCACGACATGTTCTTCGAGGATGTTATCGAATTACCAGTCACCATTTGATGCCACTGTTGTGAGTAAATTACGTGCAAATGGGGCCCAAATTATTGGTAAGACCAATATGGATGAATTTGGAATGGGATCAATGGGATCACATAGTTATTTTGGACCATGTTATAATCCTCTATTCCCTTCGAGGCAGAAAGTAAATATGGGGGGGTCATCTAGCGGCAGTGCCGCTGCAGTGAGTAGTGGGTTGGTTGATTTTGCTCTGGGCACAGATACAGGTGGTTCGGTGAGATTACCAAGTTCTTATGGAGGGGCTATTGGATTCAAGCCAAGTTATGGTAGGATATCGAGATTCGGCGTAGTAGATTTTGCACAGTCATTGGATACAGTGGGTATTATCTCTAAAGATGTGAGCACACTGTgtaaagttttcaaagttCTTGACTGTGAAGATGAAAGGGATCCTACATGCTTGACGAAAGATCTACGTGATAAGATTGATACGAATTTTCAGACCAAGTATAAGATCGGTATACCGAAGGAATTCGTTCAAGACAATGTTTCTGATGAGAttcatgaaaattttttgcaaTTTGTTAGTAAATTGATGGATTCT
It encodes:
- the KAFR0I02480 gene encoding DUF2406 domain-containing protein (similar to Saccharomyces cerevisiae YGR273C and YMR295C; ancestral locus Anc_5.29) codes for the protein MVNFRRKSNNNNTDQKVQVSKEDQARLKVRTASVADPILDAVQEAQPFEEAADVFHDNMNRQSYFSTGQGGLRDVFGQPIGQPDISNPTRSRDERPLDTIRSFEYAVSGDPTWGQQLETSRLGFNVRPDYPFLNTEMNPYNNAQNQMYAQQAVYQAPVNNGESATKKKKKRNFFGRKKKNAD
- the JNM1 gene encoding Jnm1p (similar to Saccharomyces cerevisiae JNM1 (YMR294W); ancestral locus Anc_5.32); translation: MGVIELHENEDVDYNELLGVDEQGQQIFENNVDNRDLLGQYESNSSRHEHPSRGIVYDSVPSIENSRKAIESVLVLDTSVDSKQRVSGEAVSETLSRIRSELEALKVDETSIQEVTFLKELRDKLGEQYTTTLKELRGKFMATKELRNDEMIKLPEKIQLDFNDLQKILKLDARIRNIEERVGTNDWSPGNAKPIVTQLNELYRHLTILNDDKNGKTLSRFQRKLDEVSVKFEESLLNKKMGKEPTILDELNINLKREMTLDKEGLQMVTNLRSYESYLPNMVDRVRYIGDLNNNVVESLDRIRCIDSTIKDLQVQSNKWENTLKTMNEKLIAQEKNIDGNLKGIYSKIDELNMKLDKVLRE
- the HER2 gene encoding glutamyl-tRNA(Gln) amidotransferase subunit HER2 (similar to Saccharomyces cerevisiae YMR293C; ancestral locus Anc_5.33); its protein translation is MKIPRNLARLQSEYNIFNHINPLTMNGDAKGPLAGIIAAIKDNIATKDEPTTCSSRMLSNYQSPFDATVVSKLRANGAQIIGKTNMDEFGMGSMGSHSYFGPCYNPLFPSRQKVNMGGSSSGSAAAVSSGLVDFALGTDTGGSVRLPSSYGGAIGFKPSYGRISRFGVVDFAQSLDTVGIISKDVSTLCKVFKVLDCEDERDPTCLTKDLRDKIDTNFQTKYKIGIPKEFVQDNVSDEIHENFLQFVSKLMDSGCEIYAVSVPSLEFSLPVYYTIATAEAASNLSRYDGIRYGIRDNDGMTRDNFGPEVRSRIIVGNYTLCSEKFEEYFIKAEKLRVELINSFDSIFRLRNILTDNEDNLNDGIDMILCPTTKNLPTETPQKWDNPVNEYLNDFFTIPMSLAGLPTISIPFVSNEPRGSVQICTQYGYDTMLLNFIKSCI